In Vibrio sp. STUT-A11, a genomic segment contains:
- the ruvB gene encoding Holliday junction branch migration DNA helicase RuvB, giving the protein MIEADRLIAPENPAFREEDVIDRAIRPKKLEDYQGQDHVRGQMEIFIKAAQLRNEALDHLLIFGPPGLGKTTLANIVANEMEVNIRTTSGPVLEKAGDLAALLTNLEENDVLFIDEIHRLSPMVEEVLYPAMEDYQLDIMIGEGPAARSIKIDLPPFTLIGATTRAGSLTSPLRDRFGITQRLEFYKIKDLQDIVQRSADCLGLSMEPEGALEVARRARGTPRIANRLLRRVRDYAEVKGNGHICADVADKALNMLDVDAQGFDYMDRKLLLAIMEKFGGGPVGLDNMAAAIGEEKDTIEDVLEPYLIQQGYLQRTPRGRIATDRAYLHFGIEK; this is encoded by the coding sequence ATGATTGAAGCTGATCGTTTAATCGCTCCAGAAAACCCGGCGTTTAGGGAAGAAGACGTCATTGACCGTGCAATCCGCCCGAAAAAGCTAGAAGACTACCAAGGTCAGGATCACGTTCGAGGCCAGATGGAGATCTTTATCAAAGCGGCGCAACTGCGTAATGAAGCGTTAGATCATCTGCTGATTTTTGGTCCTCCGGGCTTGGGTAAAACCACACTCGCCAATATCGTTGCGAATGAAATGGAAGTTAACATTCGTACCACATCAGGCCCTGTGTTAGAAAAGGCAGGGGATTTAGCCGCGCTGCTCACCAACTTAGAAGAAAACGATGTTCTCTTTATTGACGAGATTCACCGCCTAAGCCCAATGGTTGAAGAGGTGCTTTATCCTGCGATGGAAGATTACCAGTTGGATATCATGATTGGTGAAGGACCTGCTGCACGTTCAATTAAAATCGATCTTCCGCCGTTTACCTTAATTGGTGCGACGACACGCGCTGGCTCGTTGACGTCACCATTACGCGACCGTTTTGGTATCACTCAGCGCCTTGAGTTTTATAAAATTAAAGACCTACAGGACATCGTCCAGCGTAGTGCGGATTGTTTAGGTCTCTCTATGGAGCCGGAAGGGGCTTTAGAGGTTGCACGTCGTGCTCGTGGTACGCCTCGTATTGCAAACCGTTTATTACGTCGTGTGCGTGATTATGCGGAAGTAAAAGGCAATGGCCACATCTGTGCTGATGTCGCTGACAAAGCGCTTAACATGCTTGATGTTGATGCTCAGGGCTTTGACTATATGGACCGTAAACTGCTTCTGGCGATTATGGAGAAGTTTGGCGGTGGTCCGGTTGGCCTCGATAACATGGCAGCGGCTATCGGTGAAGAAAAAGACACGATAGAAGACGTGTTGGAACCTTATCTGATTCAACAAGGTTATTTACAACGAACACCACGGGGGAGAATTGCCACTGATCGGGCTTATCTTCACTTTGGAATCGAAAAGTAG
- the ruvA gene encoding Holliday junction branch migration protein RuvA, whose protein sequence is MIGRLRGTLLEKQPPEVLIEVNGIGYEVQMPMSCFYELPNLGEEAIIYTHFVVREDAQLLYGFNTVKERALFREVIKANGVGPKLGLGILSGMTASQFVTCVEREDVSTLVKLPGVGKKTAERLVVEMKDRLKGWGAGDLFTPFTDAAPSDSASATSNNAEEEAISALLALGYKPTQASKVVSQIAKPDMNSEQLIREALKSMV, encoded by the coding sequence GTGATTGGACGTCTTCGCGGCACCTTGCTAGAAAAGCAACCACCTGAAGTTTTAATTGAAGTTAACGGCATTGGTTATGAAGTTCAGATGCCAATGAGCTGTTTTTACGAGCTGCCAAACCTCGGCGAAGAAGCCATCATTTATACTCATTTTGTTGTTCGCGAAGATGCTCAGCTGCTTTATGGTTTCAATACCGTAAAAGAGCGTGCGCTGTTCCGTGAAGTGATTAAAGCAAATGGCGTGGGCCCTAAATTGGGCTTGGGCATTTTGTCTGGTATGACAGCAAGTCAGTTTGTTACATGCGTTGAGCGAGAGGATGTTTCAACACTCGTTAAGTTGCCTGGCGTTGGTAAGAAAACGGCTGAGCGCTTGGTGGTTGAAATGAAAGACCGTCTGAAAGGGTGGGGAGCGGGTGACCTGTTTACCCCGTTCACAGATGCTGCGCCATCCGATTCTGCATCAGCTACATCGAATAACGCGGAAGAGGAAGCGATCAGTGCGCTGCTTGCTCTGGGGTATAAACCAACGCAAGCCTCGAAAGTTGTTTCTCAAATCGCTAAACCGGATATGAACAGCGAACAGCTGATCCGTGAAGCGCTAAAATCAATGGTGTAA
- the ruvC gene encoding crossover junction endodeoxyribonuclease RuvC, which translates to MSIILGIDPGSRITGYGVIRQQGRHLQYLGSGCIRTSEKELPGRLRQIYAGVTEIITQFQPDVFAIEQVFMAKNADSALKLGQARGSAIVAAVNAELPVYEYAARLIKQAVVGTGGADKAQVQHMVQQMLKLPAKPQADAADALGVAICHANTNKTLVALAGKATSARKGRYR; encoded by the coding sequence ATGTCAATTATTTTGGGCATTGACCCAGGCTCACGTATTACCGGTTACGGTGTCATCCGCCAACAAGGCCGCCATTTACAATACCTTGGTAGTGGCTGTATCCGTACATCTGAAAAAGAGCTTCCTGGGCGACTCAGACAAATTTACGCCGGTGTCACTGAAATCATCACTCAGTTTCAGCCCGATGTATTCGCTATCGAACAAGTTTTTATGGCGAAGAACGCCGATTCTGCTCTAAAGCTGGGACAGGCTAGAGGCAGTGCAATTGTAGCGGCTGTAAATGCGGAATTACCTGTGTATGAATACGCAGCACGTCTGATTAAACAGGCCGTGGTTGGAACGGGGGGAGCGGATAAAGCGCAAGTTCAGCATATGGTTCAGCAGATGCTAAAGCTACCGGCAAAACCGCAAGCCGACGCAGCTGATGCACTCGGCGTAGCAATCTGTCATGCCAATACCAACAAAACATTAGTGGCTTTGGCAGGAAAGGCGACCAGCGCACGAAAAGGGCGCTACCGATAA
- the aspS gene encoding aspartate--tRNA ligase, with protein MRTHYCGHLNKSLAGQTVELCGWVNRRRDLGGLIFIDMRDREGIVQVVVDPDMADAYEVANTLRNEFCIKLTGEVRVRPESQVNKDMATGEVEILAKGLEIINRADVLPLDFNQKNSEEQRLKYRYLDLRRPEMSDRIKLRAKASSFVRRFLDDNGFLDIETPVLTKATPEGARDYLVPSRVHKGSFYALPQSPQLFKQLLMMSGFDRYYQIVKCFRDEDLRADRQPEFTQIDIETSFMTADQVREVTENMVRDMWQELLNVDLGQFPVMPFAEAIRRFGSDKPDLRNPLELVDVADLVKDVEFKVFSGPANDEKGRVAVIRVPGGASLTRKQIDGYGEFVGIYGAKGLAWMKVNDRAAGLEGIQSPVAKFLNEDVINGILDRTQAESGDIILFGADKAGIVAEAMGALRLKLGKDLELTDESAWAPLWVVDFPMFEEDDEGNLHAMHHPFTSPLGVTAEELKANPAAANSNAYDMVLNGYEVGGGSVRIHNAEMQAAVFDILGIEADEQRLKFGFLLDALKFGTPPHAGLAFGLDRLVMLLCGTENIRDVIAFPKTTAAACLLTDAPSLANPTALEELAVAVTVAKEKDTE; from the coding sequence ATGCGTACCCATTACTGTGGTCACCTGAACAAGTCCCTTGCAGGACAAACTGTAGAACTTTGCGGCTGGGTTAACCGTCGCCGTGATTTAGGCGGTCTTATTTTTATCGATATGCGAGATCGTGAAGGCATCGTTCAGGTAGTTGTAGATCCAGATATGGCGGATGCGTATGAAGTGGCTAACACACTTCGTAATGAATTCTGTATCAAACTAACGGGTGAAGTTCGTGTTCGTCCAGAAAGCCAGGTAAATAAAGACATGGCAACCGGTGAAGTTGAGATCCTTGCGAAAGGTCTTGAAATCATCAACCGCGCTGACGTTCTGCCTCTAGACTTCAACCAAAAGAACTCTGAAGAGCAACGTCTGAAGTACCGTTACCTGGATCTACGTCGCCCTGAAATGAGTGACCGCATCAAGCTGCGTGCTAAAGCATCTAGCTTTGTGCGTCGTTTCCTAGATGACAACGGCTTCCTGGATATCGAAACTCCAGTACTAACGAAAGCGACGCCAGAAGGTGCTCGTGACTACCTGGTACCAAGCCGTGTTCATAAAGGCAGCTTCTACGCGCTTCCTCAGTCTCCACAGCTATTTAAACAGCTGCTAATGATGTCTGGTTTTGACCGTTACTACCAAATCGTTAAGTGTTTCCGTGACGAAGACTTGCGTGCTGACCGTCAGCCAGAATTCACTCAGATCGATATCGAAACGTCATTCATGACGGCTGATCAAGTACGTGAAGTGACTGAAAACATGGTTCGCGATATGTGGCAAGAGCTACTAAACGTAGACCTGGGTCAGTTCCCAGTAATGCCGTTTGCCGAAGCAATTCGTCGTTTCGGCTCTGACAAACCTGACCTACGTAACCCACTAGAGCTAGTAGATGTTGCTGACCTGGTTAAAGACGTTGAGTTCAAGGTATTCTCTGGCCCGGCTAACGACGAGAAAGGTCGCGTTGCGGTAATCCGTGTACCAGGCGGTGCGTCTCTGACTCGTAAGCAAATCGACGGTTACGGTGAATTTGTTGGTATTTACGGCGCGAAAGGTCTGGCGTGGATGAAGGTTAACGACCGCGCTGCAGGGTTGGAAGGTATCCAATCTCCAGTGGCTAAGTTCCTAAACGAAGACGTGATCAACGGCATTCTAGATCGCACTCAAGCAGAATCTGGCGATATCATCCTATTTGGTGCTGACAAAGCAGGCATCGTTGCAGAAGCAATGGGTGCACTACGTCTGAAGCTAGGTAAAGACCTAGAGCTAACCGACGAGTCTGCATGGGCGCCACTGTGGGTTGTTGACTTCCCTATGTTCGAAGAAGATGACGAAGGCAATCTACACGCGATGCACCACCCATTCACATCACCGCTAGGTGTGACAGCGGAAGAGCTAAAAGCAAACCCAGCGGCAGCGAACTCAAACGCTTACGATATGGTTCTAAACGGCTACGAAGTCGGTGGTGGTTCTGTGCGTATCCACAACGCAGAAATGCAGGCAGCAGTATTCGATATCTTAGGTATTGAGGCTGATGAGCAACGACTAAAATTCGGCTTCCTGCTAGATGCACTGAAGTTCGGTACGCCTCCACATGCAGGTCTTGCATTCGGTCTGGACCGTTTGGTTATGCTGCTATGTGGTACAGAGAACATTCGTGATGTTATCGCGTTCCCGAAAACAACAGCGGCAGCGTGTCTACTGACAGATGCACCAAGCCTTGCAAACCCAACAGCACTAGAAGAGCTGGCAGTTGCGGTAACGGTAGCAAAAGAAAAAGACACAGAATAA